The following are encoded in a window of Candidatus Thermoplasmatota archaeon genomic DNA:
- a CDS encoding winged helix-turn-helix domain-containing protein encodes MTRRERETIIGDVLAVLDKLEAESESYTLARISRRANMAYDRLAQLLSDLEQHGLVTPPPTPRLTPRGRELLEKYTAWKLAIEGTGAVAMSFSQVTEDVKERAG; translated from the coding sequence ATGACCCGCCGGGAGCGCGAAACGATCATCGGCGACGTCCTCGCGGTTCTGGACAAGCTCGAGGCGGAGTCCGAGTCGTACACGCTGGCTCGCATTTCGCGCCGTGCCAACATGGCCTACGACCGCCTCGCCCAACTTCTGTCGGACCTCGAACAGCACGGGCTTGTGACCCCGCCCCCGACCCCGCGCTTGACGCCACGCGGGCGGGAGCTTCTGGAAAAGTACACCGCCTGGAAGCTTGCCATCGAGGGGACGGGCGCGGTGGCGATGTCGTTTTCCCAGGTCACCGAGGACGTCAAGGAGCGGGCAGGATGA